CGCTGCGCGGATTAGATTCCTTGCAACTGCTCGACGCAGTGGTGCATGCCGCAAGCCAGCGCGGGATGCAGGTGATGTTCGCGTTTGCAGATGGAGGCTGCGATGACCGCGCACCGCTCCTGGGCGCACAGCAGCAAGCATGGACGCGCGGCCTGGTTACGCTGGCACGCCGCTATGGCGGCAACGCCAATGTCCTGGGCATTGACCTTGGCAGCAGCGGCTATCGCAATGCCAGCTGGGCAGGAAACGCGGCGGATCAGGATTGGAACCGGGTAGCGTCGCGCGCAGTTGCAAGGGTGCTGGCGCAGGCACCGCGCTGGGTCGTCGGTGTGGAAGGTGTGGGCAGCAATGCGGTGTGCAGTGACCCAGAGCGCAAGGCGCCTGGCAGCAATCTTCAGCCGTTCGCGTGCGTGCCGCTGGACATCGCTCGCCGACACTTGGTGTTGATGCCGAAGTTGGCGGGCCCGGATCGCGATACGACCGATGCTTTCGCCGCACCCGGATTTGCGCAGGCACTGCCCGCCATGTGGCAACGCGACTTCGGCCAATTCGCAATCGACCATGCAGTGGTACCCGTCAGCCTCGGCGGTGGACTGGGCGATGGCGACCCGCGTGACCCGGCATGGCAAACCGCATTGAGCGGTTATTTGGCAAACGCAGGAATACGCAGCGCATTTCTCGGCAGTTGGGAAACGGGCAATGCCAACAACGGCGGCCTGTTGGCGCCGGATGGCAGCCCCCGCGCAGACAAACTGCTGATCTTGCGTCATGCCTGGGGCAGGTTACCCGTGATGCCCGCCATTGCGACAGCAACCGGCGACAGCACGAAGAATGCGAGTGGGAAGAAGCCGTGGAATAGTACTTTCACCGGCACCGCCACCGTGACCGGCTCCGGCTACTCTGGCGGCGCGCTCCTGCTGGACCCCATTCCGAGTGATGCCTTCATCACCGCGCTCAACCCGGTGCAACTGAACTTCGGTGGCGTCAAGGCCGCGCTTGCCGGCGCGTACCTGCAGGTGAACGGCCCCAAGGGCACCACCACGGTCTACGTGACCGACCTGTATCCGGAGGGCGCATCCGGCGGCCTGGATCTATCGCACAACGCGTTCGCGGCGATCGGCGACATGGTGCAGGGGCGCATCCCGATCAGCTGGAAAGTGGTACGCGCGCCGGTCACCGGCAACCTGCAATACCGCATCAAGGAAGGCAGCTCACGCTGGTGGGCGGCGATCCAGGTGCGCAACCACGCCTATCCGGTGGTGAAGCTGGAGGTGAAGCAAGGCAGCACCTGGAAGAACCTGCAGAAGATGGACTACAACCACTTCCTGGGCGAGCAACTGGGCAACCAACCGCTAACCCTGCGCATCACCGACATTCGCGGCAAGGTCCTCACCGATACCTTGCCACGTCTGCCAGAAGACGGCAGCAAGCCGGCGTATTTCGAACCGGGGCATGTGCAGTTTCCGTAGCGCGAACAGGTGGTTTGCCTGAACTGAGCGTTGGATTGGTTAACGGGCGTGGACTTGTTTAGATCGTTTGCTTGTCTAGAGCGACAAGCGCTTTCAGCGCCGCTAGTTGATCTCGCTGGGTCAGCCCGGTGCGTGCGAGTCGCTGTCACGCACCGGCTGTACGCACCGGCCGTCGCCACGTTGGTGCCCGTGCAACTGCTTCACACACGCAGCGCCAGAGACACAGTCATCAGCTTCAGCGAGCCAGCCTTACGCAGTTGCGCGCGTGTGGCCAACGCTTGGCCGCTCGAGTAGAGCACCGTGAATCGCCAGCAATACCGACCAAATAGCGGTATACGCTAATTGGCGCTGTTGTAAACGGCAATGAGGCCATGCTGTTATTACCATGCGCCTCTGGCAGCGAACGACGGCGCGGCCTCTATGCAACGTCGCATCGGCCTCTACTTGGGTAGTTTCGCCGGTGCAATCCAGGTGCATCAACCACCCGCCAGGCCACCACCGACGCGCCCGGGTAATGCCTGATCGTCGTCGTTCTCGGGGTTGTCGAGATCGCCCACTTCATCGTCGATACCGCCGCGCCGTGGCGAGGGGTCGTTCGAGGGCGGCAAGTCGTCGTCGCGTTGCGGCCCCGGCGTGCCGTGCAAGCGAAACTGCGAGACAACGGACGCAGGCGGATCGGTGTTGAGCGAATACAGGATCATGCGACATCTCCAGCTGGGAACCTGTGCTCGACGCTAGTGCGCGCAGCGCTAGCAGGCCGTGAGCCGCAGCGCGCGGGCGCTGACATGCCGTTGACGCTGAGCGCGCACCGCTGCGCTGTGGTTGCCTGCGGGCCAGTGGCTATCATGGGGCTCCGCCCTCCAGGCCGCCGTCATGCGCCCACGTCTTCTGATCATGCTGCTGCTCCTGTGCGGCGCCGCTACGGCAGCAGCACCGGCCTCGCGCCTGGATGCGGTGGTGCGCGCCGGCGTGCTGCGCGTCTGCACCACCGGCGACTACCGCCCGTATTCGCTGTTGCGCGCCGATGGGCAGTTCGAGGGCAGCGATATCGCGCTGGCACAGGCGTTGGCAGACAGCCTGGATGCGCGGGTGCAGTTCGTCCGTACCAGTTGGCCACAGCTGATGCACGACCTGCTGGCCGATCGCTGCGACCTGGCGGTGGGCGGCATTTCGGTGACCTTGCAACGGCAGCGCCAGGCCAGTTTCAGCAGCGTGCTGGATGTCGACGGCAAGATTCCGCTGGTGCGCTGCGCCGATCAGGCGCGCTATCGCAGCGTCGCCCAGATCAATCGCCCGGAGGTGCGTGTGATCGAACCGCCCGGCGGCACCAACGAGGCGTTCGCACGGCGTCAACTGCCGCAGGCGAACCTGCGGTTGTTTGCAGACAACACCACCATCTTCGAAGAACTCCGGCAGGGCCGCGCCGACGTGATGATTACCGACGCCTCCGAAGCCACATTCCAGCAGGCACGCCTGCCCGGCCTGTGCGCAGTCGCACCCGAGCAGCCCCTGCAATACAGCGAAAAAGCCTTCCTGCTCCCACGCGACGACGCGGCGTGGAAGGCGTACGTGGATCAATGGCTGCACCTGAGCAAGGCCAGTGGCGACTATGCGCGCATCGTCGAGCATTGGTGGGGGCGCTGACGATCACGCTGTGATGTCGGGAATCGGGAAT
The nucleotide sequence above comes from Xanthomonas campestris pv. campestris str. ATCC 33913. Encoded proteins:
- a CDS encoding expansin EXLX1 family cellulose-binding protein, whose translation is MPSHIHFLIALATLIPVTAPAMQVSTQAPLVDATGQTLHIRGVTWPGFDRAGLAAVGMRNNTLAQLLDRMQASDINAVRVPVCAAVLQRAPVAAAEVAGDSTLRGLDSLQLLDAVVHAASQRGMQVMFAFADGGCDDRAPLLGAQQQAWTRGLVTLARRYGGNANVLGIDLGSSGYRNASWAGNAADQDWNRVASRAVARVLAQAPRWVVGVEGVGSNAVCSDPERKAPGSNLQPFACVPLDIARRHLVLMPKLAGPDRDTTDAFAAPGFAQALPAMWQRDFGQFAIDHAVVPVSLGGGLGDGDPRDPAWQTALSGYLANAGIRSAFLGSWETGNANNGGLLAPDGSPRADKLLILRHAWGRLPVMPAIATATGDSTKNASGKKPWNSTFTGTATVTGSGYSGGALLLDPIPSDAFITALNPVQLNFGGVKAALAGAYLQVNGPKGTTTVYVTDLYPEGASGGLDLSHNAFAAIGDMVQGRIPISWKVVRAPVTGNLQYRIKEGSSRWWAAIQVRNHAYPVVKLEVKQGSTWKNLQKMDYNHFLGEQLGNQPLTLRITDIRGKVLTDTLPRLPEDGSKPAYFEPGHVQFP
- a CDS encoding transporter substrate-binding domain-containing protein codes for the protein MRPRLLIMLLLLCGAATAAAPASRLDAVVRAGVLRVCTTGDYRPYSLLRADGQFEGSDIALAQALADSLDARVQFVRTSWPQLMHDLLADRCDLAVGGISVTLQRQRQASFSSVLDVDGKIPLVRCADQARYRSVAQINRPEVRVIEPPGGTNEAFARRQLPQANLRLFADNTTIFEELRQGRADVMITDASEATFQQARLPGLCAVAPEQPLQYSEKAFLLPRDDAAWKAYVDQWLHLSKASGDYARIVEHWWGR